The following coding sequences lie in one Arabidopsis thaliana chromosome 3, partial sequence genomic window:
- the ECT1 gene encoding evolutionarily conserved C-terminal region 1 (evolutionarily conserved C-terminal region 1 (ECT1); CONTAINS InterPro DOMAIN/s: YTH domain (InterPro:IPR007275); BEST Arabidopsis thaliana protein match is: evolutionarily conserved C-terminal region 3 (TAIR:AT5G61020.1); Has 964 Blast hits to 954 proteins in 167 species: Archae - 0; Bacteria - 0; Metazoa - 417; Fungi - 123; Plants - 338; Viruses - 0; Other Eukaryotes - 86 (source: NCBI BLink).): MAGAASSDRLVTSFPLLDTADLFQDLSLGSDANEVPMNFTKHPYGHAPYGASSHGSERRPNMNAGNLLNGGDSIGSYPWGYIPANYPSGGYPDPRFGYDRNSNHSSFSHLMNPHSSQEVPSFDQLGYNDHLYSNHGLYGLYGNVIDSGHAYGTFGYDSWKLGRGWYPVDGYRKTRSFNHGRGYSDEKADRLNELCRGPRSSDFKNPQVLNSSMLDAMKQDVSAVDLQRYNGENFPESFVKAKFFVIKSYSEDDVHNCIKYGAWSSTPTGNKKLNAAYYEAKENSQECPVYLLFSVNASGQFVGLAEMVGPVDFNKTMEYWQQDKWIGCFPVKWHIIKDIPNSLLRHITLANNENKPVTNSRDTQEVNLEHGTKIIKIFKEYMSKTCILDDYKFYETRQKIIRDKKIKQKKQALDGASGETINLS, from the exons ATGGCTGGAGCCGCTTCTTCTGATCGTCTCGTCACTAGCTTCCCTCTTCTGG ATACAGCAGATTTGTTTCAGGACTTGTCTTTAGGTTCAGATGCAAATGAAGTTCCTATGAACTTTACTAAG CATCCGTATGGTCATGCACCTTATGGTGCATCTTCTCATGGAAGTGAAAGAAGGCCAAACATGAATGCTGGCAATCTGCTAAATGGTGGAGACTCGATTGGTTCATACCCGTGGGGTTACATCCCAGCAAACTATCCTTCTGGTGGCTACCCTGATCCGAGGTTTGGTTATGACCGCAACAGCAATCACAGTTCCTTTTCACATCTCATG AATCCACACAGCTCACAAGAAGTACCAAGTTTTGACCAATTGGGATATAATGATCATTTGTATTCCAACCATGGATTGTATGGACTTTACGGGAATGTAATTGACTCTGGTCATGCATATGGAACTTTTGGTTATGATTCCTGGAAACTTGGGCGAGGATGGTATCCCGTTGATGGTTATAGAAAGACCAGAAGCTTCAATCATGGGCGTGGTTACAGTGATGAGAAAGCAGATAGGCTTAATGAGCTATGTCGAGGACCAAGGAGTAGTGATTTCAAGAATCCACAAGTTCTTAACTCTTCAATGCTAGATGCAATGAAGCAAGACGTTTCAGCAGTAGATCTCCAGCGCTACAATGGGGAGAATTTCCCTGAATCATTTGTGAAAGCAAAATTCTTTGTGATCAAGTCATACAGCGAAGATGATGTTCATAACTGTATTAAGTATGGTGCATGGTCGAGCACACCAACTGGCAACAAGAAGTTGAATGCTGCATATTATGAAGCCAAAGAAAACTCCCAAGAATGCCCTGTGTATCTTCTGTTCTCG GTGAATGCAAGTGGGCAATTTGTTGGTCTTGCGGAGATGGTAGGCCCTGTTGATTTCAACAAGACAATGGAGTATTGGCAGCAAGATAAATGGATTGGTTGTTTCCCTGTGAAGTGGCATATCATCAAAGACATACCAAACAGTCTCTTAAGACACATTACCCTGGCGAATAACGAGAACAAGCCTGTCACTAATAGCAGAGACACTCAAGAG GTGAATCTGGAGCATGGGACCAAGATCATAAAGATCTTCAAGGAGTATATGAGCAAGACATGTATACTTGATGATTACAAGTTCTATGAGACAAGGCAGAAGATCATCAGAGACAAGAAGatcaagcaaaagaaacag gCCCTTGATGGAGCTTCGGGGGAAACAATTAACTTGAGTTGA
- the ECT1 gene encoding evolutionarily conserved C-terminal region 1 (evolutionarily conserved C-terminal region 1 (ECT1); CONTAINS InterPro DOMAIN/s: YTH domain (InterPro:IPR007275); BEST Arabidopsis thaliana protein match is: evolutionarily conserved C-terminal region 3 (TAIR:AT5G61020.1); Has 35333 Blast hits to 34131 proteins in 2444 species: Archae - 798; Bacteria - 22429; Metazoa - 974; Fungi - 991; Plants - 531; Viruses - 0; Other Eukaryotes - 9610 (source: NCBI BLink).), with amino-acid sequence MAGAASSDRLVTSFPLLDTADLFQDLSLGSDANEVPMNFTKGSFQHPYGHAPYGASSHGSERRPNMNAGNLLNGGDSIGSYPWGYIPANYPSGGYPDPRFGYDRNSNHSSFSHLMNPHSSQEVPSFDQLGYNDHLYSNHGLYGLYGNVIDSGHAYGTFGYDSWKLGRGWYPVDGYRKTRSFNHGRGYSDEKADRLNELCRGPRSSDFKNPQVLNSSMLDAMKQDVSAVDLQRYNGENFPESFVKAKFFVIKSYSEDDVHNCIKYGAWSSTPTGNKKLNAAYYEAKENSQECPVYLLFSVNASGQFVGLAEMVGPVDFNKTMEYWQQDKWIGCFPVKWHIIKDIPNSLLRHITLANNENKPVTNSRDTQEVNLEHGTKIIKIFKEYMSKTCILDDYKFYETRQKIIRDKKIKQKKQALDGASGETINLS; translated from the exons ATGGCTGGAGCCGCTTCTTCTGATCGTCTCGTCACTAGCTTCCCTCTTCTGG ATACAGCAGATTTGTTTCAGGACTTGTCTTTAGGTTCAGATGCAAATGAAGTTCCTATGAACTTTACTAAG GGTTCTTTTCAGCATCCGTATGGTCATGCACCTTATGGTGCATCTTCTCATGGAAGTGAAAGAAGGCCAAACATGAATGCTGGCAATCTGCTAAATGGTGGAGACTCGATTGGTTCATACCCGTGGGGTTACATCCCAGCAAACTATCCTTCTGGTGGCTACCCTGATCCGAGGTTTGGTTATGACCGCAACAGCAATCACAGTTCCTTTTCACATCTCATG AATCCACACAGCTCACAAGAAGTACCAAGTTTTGACCAATTGGGATATAATGATCATTTGTATTCCAACCATGGATTGTATGGACTTTACGGGAATGTAATTGACTCTGGTCATGCATATGGAACTTTTGGTTATGATTCCTGGAAACTTGGGCGAGGATGGTATCCCGTTGATGGTTATAGAAAGACCAGAAGCTTCAATCATGGGCGTGGTTACAGTGATGAGAAAGCAGATAGGCTTAATGAGCTATGTCGAGGACCAAGGAGTAGTGATTTCAAGAATCCACAAGTTCTTAACTCTTCAATGCTAGATGCAATGAAGCAAGACGTTTCAGCAGTAGATCTCCAGCGCTACAATGGGGAGAATTTCCCTGAATCATTTGTGAAAGCAAAATTCTTTGTGATCAAGTCATACAGCGAAGATGATGTTCATAACTGTATTAAGTATGGTGCATGGTCGAGCACACCAACTGGCAACAAGAAGTTGAATGCTGCATATTATGAAGCCAAAGAAAACTCCCAAGAATGCCCTGTGTATCTTCTGTTCTCG GTGAATGCAAGTGGGCAATTTGTTGGTCTTGCGGAGATGGTAGGCCCTGTTGATTTCAACAAGACAATGGAGTATTGGCAGCAAGATAAATGGATTGGTTGTTTCCCTGTGAAGTGGCATATCATCAAAGACATACCAAACAGTCTCTTAAGACACATTACCCTGGCGAATAACGAGAACAAGCCTGTCACTAATAGCAGAGACACTCAAGAG GTGAATCTGGAGCATGGGACCAAGATCATAAAGATCTTCAAGGAGTATATGAGCAAGACATGTATACTTGATGATTACAAGTTCTATGAGACAAGGCAGAAGATCATCAGAGACAAGAAGatcaagcaaaagaaacag gCCCTTGATGGAGCTTCGGGGGAAACAATTAACTTGAGTTGA
- the ECT1 gene encoding evolutionarily conserved C-terminal region 1 (evolutionarily conserved C-terminal region 1 (ECT1); CONTAINS InterPro DOMAIN/s: YTH domain (InterPro:IPR007275); BEST Arabidopsis thaliana protein match is: evolutionarily conserved C-terminal region 3 (TAIR:AT5G61020.1); Has 965 Blast hits to 955 proteins in 167 species: Archae - 0; Bacteria - 0; Metazoa - 418; Fungi - 123; Plants - 338; Viruses - 0; Other Eukaryotes - 86 (source: NCBI BLink).): MAGAASSDRLVTSFPLLDLFQDLSLGSDANEVPMNFTKGSFQHPYGHAPYGASSHGSERRPNMNAGNLLNGGDSIGSYPWGYIPANYPSGGYPDPRFGYDRNSNHSSFSHLMNPHSSQEVPSFDQLGYNDHLYSNHGLYGLYGNVIDSGHAYGTFGYDSWKLGRGWYPVDGYRKTRSFNHGRGYSDEKADRLNELCRGPRSSDFKNPQVLNSSMLDAMKQDVSAVDLQRYNGENFPESFVKAKFFVIKSYSEDDVHNCIKYGAWSSTPTGNKKLNAAYYEAKENSQECPVYLLFSVNASGQFVGLAEMVGPVDFNKTMEYWQQDKWIGCFPVKWHIIKDIPNSLLRHITLANNENKPVTNSRDTQEVNLEHGTKIIKIFKEYMSKTCILDDYKFYETRQKIIRDKKIKQKKQALDGASGETINLS; the protein is encoded by the exons ATGGCTGGAGCCGCTTCTTCTGATCGTCTCGTCACTAGCTTCCCTCTTCTGG ATTTGTTTCAGGACTTGTCTTTAGGTTCAGATGCAAATGAAGTTCCTATGAACTTTACTAAG GGTTCTTTTCAGCATCCGTATGGTCATGCACCTTATGGTGCATCTTCTCATGGAAGTGAAAGAAGGCCAAACATGAATGCTGGCAATCTGCTAAATGGTGGAGACTCGATTGGTTCATACCCGTGGGGTTACATCCCAGCAAACTATCCTTCTGGTGGCTACCCTGATCCGAGGTTTGGTTATGACCGCAACAGCAATCACAGTTCCTTTTCACATCTCATG AATCCACACAGCTCACAAGAAGTACCAAGTTTTGACCAATTGGGATATAATGATCATTTGTATTCCAACCATGGATTGTATGGACTTTACGGGAATGTAATTGACTCTGGTCATGCATATGGAACTTTTGGTTATGATTCCTGGAAACTTGGGCGAGGATGGTATCCCGTTGATGGTTATAGAAAGACCAGAAGCTTCAATCATGGGCGTGGTTACAGTGATGAGAAAGCAGATAGGCTTAATGAGCTATGTCGAGGACCAAGGAGTAGTGATTTCAAGAATCCACAAGTTCTTAACTCTTCAATGCTAGATGCAATGAAGCAAGACGTTTCAGCAGTAGATCTCCAGCGCTACAATGGGGAGAATTTCCCTGAATCATTTGTGAAAGCAAAATTCTTTGTGATCAAGTCATACAGCGAAGATGATGTTCATAACTGTATTAAGTATGGTGCATGGTCGAGCACACCAACTGGCAACAAGAAGTTGAATGCTGCATATTATGAAGCCAAAGAAAACTCCCAAGAATGCCCTGTGTATCTTCTGTTCTCG GTGAATGCAAGTGGGCAATTTGTTGGTCTTGCGGAGATGGTAGGCCCTGTTGATTTCAACAAGACAATGGAGTATTGGCAGCAAGATAAATGGATTGGTTGTTTCCCTGTGAAGTGGCATATCATCAAAGACATACCAAACAGTCTCTTAAGACACATTACCCTGGCGAATAACGAGAACAAGCCTGTCACTAATAGCAGAGACACTCAAGAG GTGAATCTGGAGCATGGGACCAAGATCATAAAGATCTTCAAGGAGTATATGAGCAAGACATGTATACTTGATGATTACAAGTTCTATGAGACAAGGCAGAAGATCATCAGAGACAAGAAGatcaagcaaaagaaacag gCCCTTGATGGAGCTTCGGGGGAAACAATTAACTTGAGTTGA
- a CDS encoding TCP-1/cpn60 chaperonin family protein (TCP-1/cpn60 chaperonin family protein; FUNCTIONS IN: unfolded protein binding, ATP binding; INVOLVED IN: protein folding, cellular protein metabolic process; LOCATED IN: membrane; EXPRESSED IN: 23 plant structures; EXPRESSED DURING: 13 growth stages; CONTAINS InterPro DOMAIN/s: Chaperonin Cpn60/TCP-1 (InterPro:IPR002423), Chaperone, tailless complex polypeptide 1 (InterPro:IPR017998), Chaperonin TCP-1, conserved site (InterPro:IPR002194), T-complex protein 1, theta subunit (InterPro:IPR012721); BEST Arabidopsis thaliana protein match is: TCP-1/cpn60 chaperonin family protein (TAIR:AT3G18190.1); Has 15495 Blast hits to 15419 proteins in 3442 species: Archae - 801; Bacteria - 7598; Metazoa - 1836; Fungi - 1369; Plants - 680; Viruses - 0; Other Eukaryotes - 3211 (source: NCBI BLink).): MVGMSMQPYGIQSMLKEGYRHLSGLDEAVIKNIEACKELSTITRTSLGPNGMNKMVINHLDKLFVTNDAATIVNELEIQHPAAKLLVLAAKAQQEEIGDGANLTISFAGELLQNAEELIRMGLHPSEIISGYTKAVSKAVEILEQLVETGSETMDVRNKDEVISRMRAAVASKQFGQEEIICSLVTDACIQVCPKNPTNFNVDNVRVSKLLGGGLHNSCIVRGMVLKSDAVGSIKRMEKAKVAVFAGGVDTTATETKGTVLIHSAEQLENYAKTEEAKVEELIKAVAESGAKVIVSGGSIGEMALHFCERYKIMVLKISSKFELRRFCRTAGAVAHLKLSRPSPEDLGYVDSISVEEIGGVTVTIARNEEGGNSISTVVLRGSTDSILDDLERAVDDGVNTYKAMCRDSRIVPGAAATEIELAQRLKEYANAEIGLDKYAITKYAESFEFVPKTLADNAGLNAMEIIAALYTGHGSGNTKLGIDLEEGACKDVSETKVWDLFATKLFALKYASDAACTVLRVDQIIMAKPAGGPRRDAAQAAGAGAEED, translated from the exons ATGGTGGGTATGTCGATGCAGCCATATGGTATTCAATCGATGCTTAAAGAAGGTTACAGGCATCTCTCTGGTCTCGACGAAGCCGTCATTAAGAACATTGAAGCTTGCAAGGAGCTCTCCACCATTACTCGCACCTCTCTCGGTCCCAATG GAATGAATAAAATGGTTATCAATCATTTGGACAAACTGTTTGTCACAAATGACGCTGCTACTATAGTGAATGAGCTCGAGATTCAGCACCCGGCTGCTAAACTTCTGGTTTTAGCTGCTAAGGCTCAGCAAGAAGAAATCGGAGATGGAGCTAATCTGACAATCTCCTTTGCTGGTGAACTTCTTCAAAACGCTGAGGAGCTTATCAGGATGGGACTTCATCCGAGTGAGATCATTAGTGGATATACTAAAGCTGTCAGCAAG GCTGTTGAAATACTGGAACAACTGGTTGAGACTGGTTCTGAGACCATGGATGTACGTAACAAGGATGAAGTTATTTCTCGGATGAGAGCAGCTGTTGCAAGCAAGCAGTTTGGGCAAGAGGAAATAATTTGCTCTTTAGTTACTGAC GCATGTATTCAAGTCTGCCCAAAGAATCCAACGAATTTCAATGTGGATAATGTTCGTGTTTCCAAGCTTTTGGGAGGAGGCTTGCACAATTCTTGCATAGTCCGTGGTATGGTCTTGAAAAGTGATGCTGTTGGTAGCATTAAGCGAATGGAGAAAGCGAAG GTTGCTGTATTTGCTGGTGGCGTTGATACCACTGCAACAGAGACCAAAGGAACTGTCCTCATTCATAGTGCTGAGCAG CTAGAGAACTATGCAAAGACAGAGGAAGCTAAAGTTGAGGAGTTGATTAAAGCAGTTGCGGAATCAGGAGCCAAAGTCATTGTTAGTGGAGGATCAATTGGAGAAATGGCATTGCATTTCTGTGAGCGCTACAA GATAATGGTATTGAAAATCAGCTCAAAGTTTGAACTGAGGCGTTTTTGCCGTACAGCGGGGGCTGTCGCCCAT TTGAAGCTTAGCCGGCCAAGCCCTGAAGATCTTGGATATGTTGATTCTATATCGGTTGAGGAAATTGGTGGTGTGACA GTCACGATTGCAAGAAACGAGGAAGGTGGTAACTCCATCTCCACTGTGGTCTTGCGTGGAAGCACAGATAGCATTTTGGACGACCTTGAGAGAGCTGTTGATGATGGAGTTAACACATACAAG gcCATGTGCAGAGACAGCCGTATTGTTCCCGGGGCTGCAGCGACTGAAATAGAGTTGGCTCAAAGGTTGAAGGAATACGCCAATGCAGAAATAGG GTTGGACAAATATGCCATCACCAAATACGCTGAGAGTTTTGAGTTTGTACCCAAGACCCTTGCAGATAATGCTGGCCTCAATGCGATGGAAATCATAGCCGCTCTGTACACTGGACATGGATCTGGAAACACAAAACTAGGCATTGACTTAGAGGAAGGTGCTTGTAAAGATGTTTCAGAGACAAAAGTATGGGATCTTTTTGCAACCAA GTTATTTGCCCTTAAATATGCTTCAGATGCTGCATGCACTGTACTTCGTGTAGACCAG ATTATAATGGCGAAACCAGCAGGTGGACCAAGGAGAGATGCAGCTCAAGCTGCAGGTGCTGGTGCGGAGGAAGACTAA
- a CDS encoding ARM repeat superfamily protein produces the protein MGRNLGSAFRQELANLDKDPDSHKTAMSNLRSIVKDLDAKVVHVFVAQLSDVKEIGLESGGYTVSLFEDLARAHGVKIAPHIDIIMPAIIRTLSSSEGSLRVQQACSRAVAAMARYGIDPTTPEDKKTNVIHSLCKPLSDSLIDSQHQQHLALGSALCLKSLVDCDNWRSASSEMVNNVCQSLAVALEATSSEAKSHMALVMALSKHNPFTVEAYARLFVKSGLRILDLGVVEGDSQKRLLAIQMLNFLMKNLNPKSISSELELIYQEMEKYQKDQHYVKMAAHETMRQAERLICEADPMFDAENCKPRNSLSGSVKSTSSLREHDGSVYSRQDRSYVNDQDEYDVLFSGVASGRTLVSGSPLVTFGDNNQETGFVIESPRIGDQIQCSGVENGNIESVWFHQRNRSSEFNESVCSRTNRSRSSRRNTKKRQSGDICSKHHRHGFAQDPFTELLDNRQQLLQYSETSSSSSIYDTSGTTTPTNTTEDICEKPKTDLDSEAKLKTVETELDPRLGRSKGVLKLGLSVFSIAVAGFASFMWMYLQDDMMPPHLVPT, from the exons ATGGGAAGAAATCTTGGTTCGGCATTTAGACAAGAGTTGGCTAATCTTGACAAAGATCCAGATTCCCACAAGACTGCAATGAGCAATTTGAGATCGATTGTGAAAGATTTGGATGCAAAGGtggttcatgtttttgttgctCAACTTTCTGATGTCAAAGAGATTGGGTTGGAGTCTGGTGGTTACACTGTATCTCTCTTTGAAGACCTTGCTCGTGCTCATGGAGTCAAGATTGCTCCTCATATAGACATTATCATGCCGGCGATTATAAGAACATTGAGCTCCAGTGAAGGGTCTTTACGTGTTCAACAGGCTTGCTCAAGGGCAGTAGCTGCTATGGCTAGATATGGAATTGATCCTACAACACCAGAAGATAAGAAAACGAATGTGATTCATTCTCTTTGCAAGCCACTCTCTGATTCTCTTATAGATTCGCAACATCAACAGCATCTTGCTTTGGGATCTGCTCTTTGCTTGAAGTCACTTGTGGATTGCGATAATTGGCGATCTGCTTCTAGTGAAATGGTTAATAATGTTTGTCAAAGCTTAGCTGTTGCTCTTGAAGCTACTTCAAGTGAAGCTAAGTCTCATATGGCACTTGTTATGGCACTTTCCAAGCACAATCCTTTTACTGTCGAGGCATATGCAAGGCTTTTTGTGAAGTCGGGTCTGAGGATTCTGGATTTAGGTGTTGTTGAGGGAGATTCTCAGAAACGGCTTTTAGCTATACAGATGCTCAACTTTCTGATGAAGAATCTGAATCCCAAGAGTATTTCTTCTGAGTTAGAGCTTATATATCAAGAGATGGAGAAATACCAAAAAGATCAGCATTATGTCAAAATGGCAGCTCATGAAACCATGAGACAAGCAGAGAGATTAATATGTGAGGCAGATCCGATGTTTGATGCAGAGAACTGCAAGCCCCGAAACTCGCTCAGCGGATCAGTCAAGTCTACATCAAGTCTGCGAGAACATGATGGGAGTGTCTATAGTAGACAAGATAGGAGTTATGTAAACGATCAAGACGAGtatgatgttttgttttctggtgTAGCCAGTGGAAGAACTCTTGTCTCAGGCTCTCCTCTGGTGACTTTCGGAGACAATAACCAAGAAACTGGTTTTGTTATCGAGAGTCCAAGAATTGGAGATCAG ATTCAATGTTCTGGTGTTGAAAATGGCAACATTGAGTCAGTTTGGTTCCATCAGCGGAACAGAAGCTCCGAGTTTAATGAATCTGTGTGCTCTAGGACCAACCGCTCAAGAAGTTCAAGACGAAACACCAAGAAGAGACAATCAGGAGACATTTGTTCAAAACATCACAGGCATGGTTTCGCACAAGATCCATTCACTGAGTTACTAGATAACAGACAGCAGCTGCTACAGTACAGTGAAAcctcgtcatcatcatcaatatatGATACCTCTGGTACTACAACTCCAACCAACACAACAGAAGATATCTgtgagaaaccaaaaacagattTGGATTCTGAGGCCAAACTTAAGACAGTGGAGACTGAACTAGACCCACGTCTGGGACGGAGCAAGGGTGTGTTAAAATTGGGATTGAGTGTCTTCTCTATTGCAGTTGCAGGGTTTGCTTCTTTCATGTGGATGTATCTCCAGGATGATATGATGCCTCCTCATCTTGTTCCGACTTAA
- a CDS encoding NAD(P)-binding Rossmann-fold superfamily protein (NAD(P)-binding Rossmann-fold superfamily protein; FUNCTIONS IN: oxidoreductase activity, binding, catalytic activity; INVOLVED IN: oxidation reduction, metabolic process; EXPRESSED IN: 25 plant structures; EXPRESSED DURING: 15 growth stages; CONTAINS InterPro DOMAIN/s: Short-chain dehydrogenase/reductase, conserved site (InterPro:IPR020904), NAD(P)-binding domain (InterPro:IPR016040), Glucose/ribitol dehydrogenase (InterPro:IPR002347), Short-chain dehydrogenase/reductase SDR (InterPro:IPR002198); BEST Arabidopsis thaliana protein match is: NAD(P)-binding Rossmann-fold superfamily protein (TAIR:AT3G04000.1); Has 125329 Blast hits to 125098 proteins in 3700 species: Archae - 987; Bacteria - 82672; Metazoa - 6160; Fungi - 6506; Plants - 2912; Viruses - 12; Other Eukaryotes - 26080 (source: NCBI BLink).) — protein MSTHSSISQPPLPLAGRVAIVTGSSRGIGRAIAIHLAELGARIVINYTSKAADAERVASEINDFPVREEITGKGPRAIVVQANVSEPSQVKSMFDAAESAFEAPVHILVNSAGILDPKYPTIADTSVEDFDHTFSVNTKGAFLCSKEAANRLKQGGGGRIILLTSSQTRSLKPGFGAYAASKAAVETMVKILAKELKGTGITANCVAPGPIATEMFFDGKTPELVEKIAAESPFGRVGEAKDVVPLVGFLAGDGGEWVNGQIIPVNGGYV, from the exons ATGTCTACACATTCATCAATCTCGCAACCGCCGCTTCCTCTCGCCGGAAGAGTCGCCATTGTCACCGGCTCTTCCCGTGGTATTGGCCGAGCGATAGCGATCCACTTAGCTGAACTCGGTGCGAGGATTGTTATCAACTACACCTCTAAAGCCGCAGACGCCGAGCGTGTCGCGTCGGAGATCAATGATTTTCCAGTTAGGGAAGAAATCACTGGAAAGGGACCAAGAGCTATTGTGGTTCAGGCCAATGTCTCTGAGCCAAGCCAGGTTAAATCAATGTTTGATGCGGCGGAGAGTGCCTTTGAAGCGCCGGTTCACATTCTGGTTAACTCTGCTGGGATTCTCGATCCAAAGTACCCTACGATCGCAGACACATCAGTCGAAGATTTCGATCATACGTTCAG TGTCAACACAAAAGGAGCGTTCCTGTGTAGCAAGGAAGCTGCCAATAGGCTAAAACAAGGAGGTGGTGGTCGGATCATACTTCTGACATCTTCCCAGACTCGATCTTTAAAGCCAGGGTTTGGTGCCTATGCCGCATCAAAGGCAGCTGTGGAAACTATGGTCAAGATTCTTGCAAAAGAGCTCAAAGGAACAGGAATCACTGCAAACTGTGTTGCTCCAGGACCCATCGCCACTGAGATGTTCTTTGATGGAAAGACCCCAGAGTTGGTGGAAAAGATAGCCGCAGAGTCTCCCTTTGGGAGGGTCGGCGAAGCCAAAGACGTGGTGCCTCTTGTTGGATTCTTGGCTGGTGACGGTGGTGAATGGGTCAATGGTCAAATCATTCCTGTTAATGGTGGATATGTATAA